A DNA window from Streptomyces bacillaris contains the following coding sequences:
- a CDS encoding chaplin: MSRMTKVAAVMAGTGALVAGGAGLAVADSGAQAAAIGSPGVASGNILQLPIHIPVNVCGNTVNLVGVLNPAFGNTCVNASEGHDDNGDYGYGR, from the coding sequence ATGTCGCGTATGACGAAGGTCGCCGCAGTGATGGCGGGCACCGGTGCCCTGGTCGCCGGCGGCGCCGGCCTGGCCGTTGCCGACTCGGGTGCGCAGGCCGCGGCCATCGGGTCCCCCGGTGTCGCCTCGGGCAACATCCTGCAGCTCCCGATCCACATCCCGGTCAACGTCTGCGGCAACACCGTCAACCTGGTCGGCGTGCTCAACCCGGCGTTCGGCAACACCTGCGTCAACGCCTCCGAGGGCCACGACGACAACGGTGACTACGGCTACGGCCGCTGA
- a CDS encoding tyrosinase family protein encodes MYTRKNQRDLTRTEKRRLVDAILKIKRSGRYDDFVVMHREYYVMDTENRSRPAHMTPSFFPWHRRYLLEFERALQAVDPGVSVPYWDWTQDRSTTSSLWAEDFLGGNGRPGDRRVMTGPFAYDAGNWKVGAGITDQNWLTRNFGRPGRDPVSLPTADDVARALKDPVYDTEPWNSVSTEGFRNRIEGWGIHRVRPVANHNRVHQWVGGPMAGAASPEDPVFWLHHSFIDLLWDRWRKAHPKSAYVPGRKPDAPGRERRHVFGLDDPMPPWNVTPRALLDHSKVYRYA; translated from the coding sequence GTGTACACCCGCAAGAACCAGCGCGACCTTACGCGGACCGAGAAGCGCCGCCTCGTCGACGCGATCCTGAAGATCAAGCGCTCGGGCCGCTACGACGACTTCGTCGTCATGCACCGCGAGTACTACGTCATGGACACCGAGAACCGGTCGCGCCCCGCCCATATGACGCCCTCGTTCTTCCCCTGGCACCGCCGCTACCTGCTGGAGTTCGAACGGGCCCTCCAGGCCGTCGACCCCGGGGTGAGCGTGCCCTACTGGGACTGGACCCAGGACCGCTCGACCACCTCGTCGCTCTGGGCGGAGGACTTCCTCGGCGGCAACGGCAGGCCCGGGGACCGCCGCGTCATGACCGGCCCGTTCGCCTACGACGCGGGCAACTGGAAGGTGGGCGCCGGGATCACCGACCAGAACTGGCTGACCCGCAACTTCGGCCGGCCCGGCCGCGACCCGGTCTCCCTGCCCACCGCCGACGACGTGGCCCGGGCCCTCAAGGACCCCGTCTACGACACCGAACCCTGGAACAGCGTCAGCACCGAGGGGTTCCGCAACCGCATCGAGGGCTGGGGCATCCACCGGGTGCGCCCGGTCGCCAACCACAACCGGGTCCACCAGTGGGTCGGCGGCCCGATGGCCGGGGCCGCCTCCCCGGAGGACCCGGTGTTCTGGCTCCACCACTCCTTCATCGACCTGCTCTGGGACCGCTGGCGGAAGGCGCACCCCAAGTCGGCCTATGTGCCGGGCCGCAAGCCCGACGCGCCGGGCCGCGAGCGCCGCCACGTCTTCGGGCTGGACGATCCGATGCCTCCGTGGAACGTGACCCCGCGCGCGCTCCTCGACCACAGCAAGGTCTACCGCTACGCCTGA
- a CDS encoding tyrosinase family oxidase copper chaperone: protein MSRTTDAGDAPRGPSRRILLRTGFTAVVAAGTAAVLIPLHDHRQDAAPAPVQGPGHAAAGAAGAEEFAEMYRGREIRGGVSVLVPAAGPGGGAHHAEPVAEIRIDGRPLHVMRRADGTYLSDVTHYESFPTLRETARAAVDELGTARLALPASHHR from the coding sequence ATGAGCCGAACCACCGATGCGGGCGACGCACCGCGCGGTCCGTCGCGCCGGATCCTCCTGCGGACCGGCTTCACCGCCGTCGTGGCCGCGGGCACCGCCGCGGTCCTCATCCCGCTCCACGACCACCGCCAGGACGCCGCCCCCGCCCCCGTACAGGGCCCCGGCCACGCTGCCGCCGGGGCCGCCGGGGCCGAGGAGTTCGCCGAGATGTACCGGGGCCGGGAGATCCGCGGCGGCGTGAGCGTCCTGGTCCCGGCCGCCGGACCGGGCGGCGGGGCGCACCACGCCGAGCCGGTGGCCGAGATCCGCATCGACGGCCGCCCGCTGCACGTCATGCGCCGCGCGGACGGCACCTACCTCAGCGATGTCACGCACTACGAGTCGTTCCCCACGCTCCGCGAGACGGCCCGCGCCGCCGTGGACGAGCTGGGCACCGCCCGCCTGGCGCTGCCCGCGTCGCACCACCGGTGA
- a CDS encoding cytochrome P450, whose product MTVTDQVSDDRAAHRDLADPAFWQLPRPERLAAFARLRELEAPVLFTPRPGTARTSGKPFYALVRHADVMTASRTPKVFASAPGATTPEPAGWAKALFGNSMVNMDGAEHAALRRIISRRFTPRLLAATEENIGRLAGRLVDEMIAERPGDFMPSAASRLPLEVICDLMGIPAEHRPRIAAQIDHASEQVGVERRGRLRIPGRGTASLAMMQLVMARLARERRRRPQDDLVSALVRADVDGEGLSSRELGAFFSLLLVAGVETTRNAIAHGVSLLDRHPEQRELLRSDFERYIGGAVEEIVRHSTPIIQFRRTVVSEFELGGRTFLPGEKVALLYASANRDEAVFTRPDLFDITRSPNPHLGYGGGGPHHCLGVHLARLEMTALFRELLTRRTVIRRTGEPRLVDSNFDNRVGSLPLSMGPTVT is encoded by the coding sequence ATGACCGTTACCGATCAGGTGTCCGACGACCGTGCGGCACACCGTGATCTCGCCGACCCGGCCTTCTGGCAGCTGCCGCGCCCGGAGCGGCTGGCCGCCTTCGCCCGGCTGCGGGAGCTGGAGGCGCCCGTACTGTTCACGCCCCGGCCGGGCACCGCCCGTACCTCCGGAAAGCCGTTCTACGCCCTGGTGCGCCACGCGGACGTGATGACCGCGAGCCGCACCCCGAAGGTCTTCGCGAGTGCTCCGGGGGCCACCACCCCGGAGCCGGCCGGGTGGGCGAAGGCGCTCTTCGGGAACTCGATGGTGAACATGGACGGGGCCGAGCACGCGGCGCTGCGCCGGATCATCTCGCGGCGCTTCACGCCCCGGCTGCTGGCCGCCACCGAGGAGAACATCGGCCGTCTCGCCGGGCGCCTGGTGGACGAGATGATCGCCGAGCGGCCGGGCGACTTCATGCCGTCGGCGGCCTCGCGGCTGCCCCTGGAGGTGATCTGCGACCTGATGGGCATCCCGGCCGAGCACCGGCCGCGGATCGCCGCCCAGATCGACCACGCCTCGGAGCAGGTGGGCGTCGAGCGCCGGGGCCGGCTGCGGATCCCCGGCCGGGGGACCGCCTCGCTCGCCATGATGCAGCTCGTCATGGCACGGCTGGCCCGGGAGCGCCGCCGCCGTCCGCAGGACGACCTGGTCTCGGCGCTGGTGCGGGCGGACGTCGACGGTGAGGGGCTCTCCTCGCGGGAGCTGGGCGCCTTCTTCTCGCTGCTGCTGGTGGCCGGGGTCGAGACCACCCGTAACGCGATCGCGCACGGGGTGTCGCTGCTGGACCGGCATCCGGAGCAGCGGGAGCTGCTCCGGTCGGACTTCGAGCGGTACATCGGCGGTGCGGTGGAGGAAATCGTCCGCCATTCGACGCCCATCATCCAGTTCCGCAGGACCGTCGTTTCGGAATTCGAGCTGGGCGGCCGGACCTTTCTCCCCGGCGAGAAAGTCGCACTGCTCTACGCCTCCGCCAATCGCGATGAAGCGGTTTTCACCCGTCCGGATCTCTTCGACATCACCCGGTCGCCGAATCCGCACCTCGGTTACGGGGGCGGGGGCCCGCACCATTGCCTCGGCGTCCATCTGGCCAGGCTCGAAATGACGGCCCTGTTCCGGGAACTGCTCACCCGACGGACCGTCATCCGGCGGACCGGCGAACCGAGACTGGTGGATTCGAATTTCGACAACCGGGTCGGTTCCCTGCCTCTCTCCATGGGCCCGACGGTCACCTGA
- a CDS encoding glycoside hydrolase family 26 protein: MPAKRRLITTCIAAAVLSLLAGGGIAGQPPPGTDSVDSASPGPQGSRGPGTTAHGAYLDYGPAGVRRMDELSRWLGGAELRVGHTYLPGDLWVNIEGAPEFLESWAKWRKADEDRMFVLNVPMLERNEQRVPDARVRRLLRAGAAGDFDQHFTRLAERLVSLGVPDTVIVLGWEMNGTTYTHRCGPDPASWKRYWQRIVAAMREVPGQEFRFDFTPSRGLDAVPWTACYPGDDVVDIIGMDSYDQPPGRTFDDQVNDPYGLQKHVDFAAERGKPISFPEWGLFRNGDNPEYMRRMLDWIDRHQPVYQTITDYCPHGVWQCRSNPRSTQVYRTKLAEMAAPVRPAPSPTPTPTPTVPAPTPTVPPVDPTPPAPPTVPPTPTAPPTPVAPEPPTGREWCVTVPFGDWLSQWLKDRKFCFRF, translated from the coding sequence ATGCCGGCCAAGCGCCGACTCATCACCACATGTATCGCCGCGGCCGTTCTCAGCCTGCTGGCAGGCGGGGGCATCGCGGGCCAGCCGCCACCGGGCACCGACTCCGTGGACAGCGCCTCCCCGGGGCCGCAGGGCAGCCGGGGCCCCGGCACCACGGCCCACGGCGCCTATCTGGACTACGGGCCCGCCGGAGTGCGCAGGATGGACGAGCTGTCCCGCTGGCTCGGCGGCGCCGAGCTGCGGGTGGGCCACACCTACCTGCCGGGCGACCTGTGGGTGAACATCGAGGGCGCCCCCGAGTTCCTGGAGTCCTGGGCTAAGTGGCGCAAGGCGGACGAGGACCGGATGTTCGTCCTCAACGTCCCCATGCTGGAGCGGAACGAGCAGCGCGTCCCGGACGCCCGGGTCCGCCGGCTGCTCCGGGCGGGCGCGGCGGGCGACTTCGACCAGCACTTCACCAGGCTGGCGGAGCGGCTGGTCTCGCTGGGCGTGCCGGACACGGTGATCGTGCTCGGCTGGGAGATGAACGGCACCACCTACACCCACCGCTGCGGCCCCGATCCTGCCTCGTGGAAGAGGTACTGGCAGCGGATCGTGGCGGCGATGCGGGAGGTGCCCGGGCAGGAGTTCCGTTTCGACTTCACGCCCAGCCGGGGCCTGGACGCGGTGCCCTGGACCGCGTGCTACCCCGGTGACGACGTGGTCGACATCATCGGCATGGACTCCTACGACCAGCCGCCGGGCCGGACCTTCGACGACCAGGTCAACGATCCGTACGGGCTGCAGAAGCACGTGGACTTCGCGGCCGAGCGCGGCAAGCCGATCTCCTTCCCGGAGTGGGGGCTCTTCCGCAACGGTGACAACCCGGAGTACATGCGGCGGATGCTCGACTGGATCGACCGGCACCAGCCGGTGTACCAGACGATCACCGACTACTGCCCGCACGGGGTGTGGCAGTGCCGGAGCAACCCCCGCTCCACCCAGGTGTACCGGACGAAGCTGGCGGAGATGGCCGCGCCGGTGCGGCCCGCCCCGAGCCCGACCCCGACGCCCACGCCGACGGTCCCGGCTCCGACGCCGACGGTGCCCCCGGTCGACCCGACGCCGCCCGCCCCGCCGACCGTGCCGCCCACGCCGACGGCTCCGCCGACACCTGTGGCTCCCGAGCCGCCGACGGGCCGCGAGTGGTGCGTCACCGTGCCGTTCGGGGACTGGCTGAGCCAGTGGCTCAAGGACCGGAAGTTCTGCTTCCGATTCTGA